In the genome of Actinomycetota bacterium, one region contains:
- a CDS encoding TetR family transcriptional regulator, translated as MQETLTPRAAEVVAAARRLLEAEGPAVPTMRRVAGELGIRAPSLYKHLRGKQAIEVALIEAGLEEMGGALHDELRAAPPSEAIPRLLARYRALSRAQPNLNRLATAGQLPRDLLRPGLEDWAAEPFVMVTGEENLARALWAFAHGLMILEIDGRSRPGADLDGTWAAGAAAFRAAVAARRGLT; from the coding sequence ATGCAGGAGACCCTGACCCCCCGGGCGGCGGAGGTGGTGGCCGCCGCCCGCCGGCTACTGGAGGCCGAAGGGCCGGCCGTGCCGACGATGCGGCGGGTGGCCGGGGAGCTCGGGATCCGGGCTCCCTCCCTCTACAAGCACCTGCGCGGCAAGCAGGCCATCGAGGTGGCGCTCATCGAGGCCGGGCTGGAGGAGATGGGCGGTGCCCTGCACGACGAGCTGCGGGCGGCCCCGCCGTCCGAGGCCATCCCCCGGCTGCTGGCCCGCTACCGGGCCCTGAGCCGGGCCCAGCCGAACCTCAACCGCCTGGCGACCGCCGGACAGCTCCCCCGGGACCTGCTGCGGCCCGGGCTCGAGGACTGGGCGGCGGAACCCTTCGTGATGGTCACCGGTGAGGAGAACCTCGCCCGGGCCTTGTGGGCCTTCGCCCACGGGTTGATGATTCTGGAGATCGACGGGCGGAGCCGGCCGGGAGCCGACCTGGACGGCACCTGGGCGGCCGGGGCGGCGGCCTTCCGGGCAGCAGTGGCGGCGCGGCGGGGGCTTACCTAA
- a CDS encoding nitroreductase family deazaflavin-dependent oxidoreductase — MAQTEPVHYQEPGFFTKHVFNGIVALSTRLGLSVWGSRVLEVRGRTTGEPRRTPVNLLKLDGREYLVAPRGETQWVRNVRADGGRLVLLLGKRREARQAQELADDEKVRVLRAYLRRWKAEVGVFFGGVGADSTDEQLAAIAPRHPVFVLERPQ, encoded by the coding sequence ATGGCGCAGACCGAGCCGGTGCACTACCAGGAGCCCGGGTTCTTCACCAAGCACGTGTTCAACGGCATCGTTGCGCTGTCCACCCGGCTCGGGCTGAGCGTCTGGGGCAGCCGGGTCCTGGAGGTGCGCGGGCGCACAACTGGGGAGCCCCGACGGACCCCGGTGAACCTCCTGAAGCTCGACGGACGGGAGTACCTGGTGGCCCCCCGGGGCGAGACCCAGTGGGTACGCAACGTGCGGGCCGACGGCGGCCGTCTGGTGCTGCTCCTCGGCAAGCGGCGGGAAGCCCGGCAGGCCCAGGAGCTAGCCGACGACGAGAAGGTGCGGGTGCTGCGGGCTTACCTGCGGCGCTGGAAGGCCGAGGTGGGCGTGTTCTTCGGCGGCGTCGGGGCCGACTCGACCGACGAGCAGCTGGCCGCGATAGCCCCCCGCCACCCGGTGTTTGTGCTCGAGCGGCCGCAGTGA
- a CDS encoding TadE/TadG family type IV pilus assembly protein — translation MRLRRLQLRKNDRGTVALEFALIVPVFLLLVYGGLSFGLAMAAKGVMTESAAEGARAAVGAAPDASGNQCFGYQNTAKAAAQNAIKSMSQNSFAQITATAVPCNASYTAGVTVTVAVSFPYSAHPSIPNAPGLGLVMPSSLNVQYSVGVS, via the coding sequence ATGAGGTTGCGACGGCTCCAACTTCGTAAAAACGACCGGGGGACAGTCGCCCTCGAGTTCGCTCTGATCGTTCCCGTCTTTCTGCTGCTCGTGTACGGGGGCTTGTCCTTCGGCCTGGCGATGGCCGCCAAGGGTGTCATGACCGAGTCCGCCGCCGAGGGTGCCCGCGCCGCGGTGGGTGCGGCGCCGGACGCCAGCGGCAACCAGTGCTTCGGCTACCAGAACACCGCCAAGGCAGCCGCCCAGAACGCGATCAAGTCGATGAGCCAGAACTCCTTCGCGCAGATCACCGCCACCGCGGTGCCGTGCAACGCCAGCTACACCGCCGGCGTCACCGTCACCGTTGCCGTCTCCTTCCCGTACAGCGCCCACCCGAGCATCCCCAATGCTCCCGGGCTCGGGCTCGTCATGCCATCCAGCCTCAACGTGCAGTACTCGGTCGGGGTGTCATGA
- a CDS encoding PIG-L family deacetylase: MALTLMAVHAHPDDEAIGTGGILARAAAEGIRTVVVTCTNGEYGDGPGGVKPGQEGHDPEAVAKVRKAELEAACRALNVTHLEMLGYHDSGMVDWEYKANQGVFARVPLEEATQRLAALFEHYRPDVVVTYEEESAYDHPDHVQTARVTLATAKATGIPRKLYLTALSLKNWQKLATMMQERGIESPFSDPDPAWVERLQASEAKITTAVDVKAYAQAKRAAVQAHASQMDESFFNKLPPDLFDFAFGEETFIRASDTTGVPVPEVDLFAGLR, translated from the coding sequence ATGGCACTGACCCTTATGGCGGTCCACGCCCACCCCGACGATGAGGCCATCGGCACCGGTGGCATCCTCGCCCGGGCGGCGGCCGAGGGGATCCGCACCGTCGTGGTCACCTGCACCAACGGTGAGTACGGCGACGGCCCCGGCGGCGTCAAGCCCGGCCAGGAGGGCCACGACCCCGAGGCGGTCGCCAAGGTGCGCAAGGCCGAGCTTGAAGCCGCCTGCCGGGCACTCAACGTCACCCACCTCGAGATGCTCGGCTACCACGACTCCGGGATGGTGGACTGGGAGTACAAGGCCAACCAGGGGGTCTTCGCCCGGGTCCCCCTGGAGGAGGCCACCCAGCGCCTGGCCGCCCTCTTCGAGCACTACCGCCCCGATGTGGTGGTCACCTATGAGGAGGAGTCCGCCTACGACCACCCTGACCACGTCCAGACCGCCCGGGTGACGCTCGCCACGGCGAAGGCCACCGGGATCCCCCGCAAGCTCTACCTGACGGCGCTGAGCCTCAAGAACTGGCAGAAGCTGGCCACGATGATGCAGGAGCGCGGGATCGAGTCCCCGTTCTCAGACCCCGATCCGGCGTGGGTGGAGCGCCTCCAGGCGAGCGAGGCCAAGATCACGACCGCGGTGGACGTCAAGGCCTACGCCCAGGCCAAGCGGGCAGCCGTCCAGGCCCACGCCAGCCAGATGGACGAGTCGTTCTTCAACAAGCTCCCCCCGGACCTGTTCGACTTCGCTTTCGGCGAGGAGACTTTCATCCGGGCATCGGACACCACTGGGGTCCCCGTGCCCGAGGTCGACCTCTTCGCCGGCCTCCGGTAG
- a CDS encoding DUF4395 domain-containing protein, which yields MDERLHQIFSFPNPVNEVSARLVAGGVVLMSLSAIVFDQKWITLVIAYGFIARVLTGPSLSPLGQLVTRVVTPRLPFAAKPVPGPPKRFAQAMGVGFSVTAAVLAVGFKQWGAAEIVLALLIGAATLESVFAYCMGCKIFNLLMRAGIIPTSVCEECNNLALRVRPTA from the coding sequence ATGGACGAGCGGCTCCACCAGATCTTCAGCTTCCCGAACCCGGTGAATGAGGTCTCCGCGCGCCTGGTGGCGGGCGGGGTCGTCCTCATGAGCCTCTCGGCCATCGTCTTCGACCAGAAGTGGATCACCCTGGTCATCGCCTACGGATTCATCGCCCGGGTGCTGACCGGGCCTTCATTGAGCCCGCTCGGCCAGCTGGTCACCCGGGTGGTGACACCCCGGCTGCCCTTCGCGGCCAAGCCCGTGCCCGGCCCCCCCAAGCGCTTCGCCCAGGCCATGGGTGTGGGCTTCTCGGTCACGGCCGCCGTCCTGGCGGTCGGCTTCAAGCAGTGGGGAGCCGCCGAAATTGTCCTCGCTCTCCTCATCGGGGCGGCGACCCTGGAGTCCGTCTTCGCCTACTGCATGGGCTGCAAGATCTTCAACCTCTTGATGCGGGCGGGCATCATCCCGACCAGCGTGTGCGAGGAGTGCAACAACCTCGCCCTGCGCGTGCGCCCCACCGCCTGA
- a CDS encoding zinc ribbon domain-containing protein: MPIHDYLCQDCNQRFEALTTSAKADQVACPSCTSATTRRLISVIAGVGGRAGDSYGAYAGSTSSGGGGGCCGGAGGCACGH, from the coding sequence ATGCCTATTCACGATTACCTCTGCCAGGACTGCAACCAGCGCTTCGAAGCTCTGACGACCTCCGCCAAGGCGGACCAGGTCGCCTGCCCCAGCTGCACCAGCGCCACCACCCGGCGCCTCATCTCGGTGATCGCCGGCGTCGGCGGGCGGGCGGGGGACAGCTACGGGGCCTACGCAGGATCGACCTCCTCCGGGGGAGGAGGCGGCTGCTGCGGCGGTGCCGGGGGCTGTGCCTGCGGCCACTAG
- a CDS encoding RDD family protein produces MSTDANSIVTPEAVALDLDLAELGSRVGAYAIDFLVQIGIWVALAILTGIGSAFGLLGSSATGQAIVFAIGFIVVFWGYFPLFEEIWNGRTIGKRALGLRVVRVSGQPSGFVSILVRNLLRPIDMALLGPIFMVLTRRHQRIGDLAAGTVVIREAKKAQPVPVMLTYGPAPDLPLDTSGLTDQEYGLIRSFLERRYTLDPGARGALSAQLAGMVRGKVPGSMAYGWGDEILLEAVLATVRQRYLQAPAYAGTWAPPPVTLPVDLVAPALADGALGTDEAIGARADGELGDEALADELDLKPFVLEPPAAETEAPPEAGPVEAVPEPEVEAPPQAGPVEVLPEPEPEVEAPPEAGPVEAVPEPEADAEAPPEAGPVEALPEPEAEAEAPPEAGPVEVLPEPEAEAGDIGIEPSLNSALDVTAVQPEPGAEVELEAVPLEQITPAAIAEPTGVISD; encoded by the coding sequence ATGAGCACGGACGCCAATTCCATCGTCACGCCCGAGGCGGTGGCGCTCGACCTCGACCTCGCCGAGCTCGGCTCCCGGGTGGGGGCCTACGCCATCGATTTCCTGGTGCAGATCGGCATCTGGGTGGCCCTCGCCATCCTGACCGGGATCGGCTCGGCGTTCGGCCTGCTGGGCAGCAGTGCCACCGGGCAGGCAATCGTCTTCGCCATCGGCTTCATCGTGGTGTTCTGGGGCTACTTCCCGCTGTTCGAGGAGATCTGGAACGGCCGGACGATCGGCAAGCGGGCGCTCGGCCTGCGGGTGGTGCGGGTGAGCGGGCAGCCCTCGGGCTTCGTCTCCATCCTCGTGCGCAACCTGCTGCGGCCCATCGACATGGCACTGCTGGGCCCGATCTTCATGGTCCTCACCCGGCGGCACCAGCGCATCGGCGACCTGGCGGCCGGCACGGTGGTCATCCGGGAGGCGAAGAAGGCGCAGCCGGTGCCGGTCATGCTCACCTACGGTCCGGCCCCCGACTTGCCGCTGGACACGTCGGGCCTAACCGACCAGGAGTACGGCCTGATCCGGTCCTTCCTGGAGCGGCGCTACACCCTCGACCCGGGCGCCCGGGGGGCGCTGTCCGCCCAGCTGGCGGGCATGGTGCGGGGCAAGGTGCCGGGCTCGATGGCGTACGGGTGGGGCGACGAGATCCTCCTGGAAGCGGTGCTGGCGACGGTGCGCCAGCGCTACCTGCAGGCCCCGGCCTACGCCGGCACCTGGGCGCCGCCCCCGGTGACGCTGCCGGTGGACCTCGTGGCCCCGGCGCTGGCGGACGGGGCTTTGGGGACTGACGAGGCGATCGGGGCCAGGGCGGACGGCGAGTTGGGGGACGAGGCGTTGGCGGACGAGCTGGACTTGAAGCCGTTCGTGTTGGAGCCGCCCGCGGCCGAGACCGAGGCGCCGCCGGAGGCGGGGCCGGTCGAGGCTGTGCCGGAGCCCGAGGTCGAGGCGCCGCCGCAGGCGGGGCCGGTCGAGGTTTTGCCTGAACCCGAGCCCGAGGTCGAGGCGCCGCCGGAGGCGGGGCCGGTCGAGGCTGTGCCTGAGCCCGAGGCCGACGCCGAGGCGCCGCCGGAGGCGGGGCCGGTCGAGGCTTTGCCTGAGCCCGAGGCCGAGGCCGAGGCGCCGCCGGAGGCGGGGCCGGTCGAGGTTTTGCCTGAGCCCGAGGCCGAGGCAGGCGACATTGGGATCGAGCCCTCGCTCAATTCGGCCCTGGACGTAACTGCGGTGCAGCCCGAACCTGGCGCAGAGGTCGAACTGGAGGCGGTGCCGCTCGAGCAGATCACGCCCGCCGCGATAGCAGAGCCAACGGGGGTTATTTCCGACTAA
- a CDS encoding stage II sporulation protein M, producing MDIDSFIQHYRPEWDRLEQACAKGRAGLSRLSGPEIDDVVRLYLRASAQLAEVRTRHRDPRLEAYLNRLVTTAHNALYGSRVTSVRDALRLLGVRYQEAARRTLPYIVVCAVITVVLAAATQLWVAGSRSVRAGILPGVSRQALQHGHHAVNLGAPAPDISGFIFVHNVQVAVLSFIVGIALCGVTLYLVALQAVNLGTLSGTFQALGYSGRFWSLILPHGLLELSAICIAAGAGLRMGWAIIAPGDRTRADALTAEALDAVLVVLGVVPAFALAALIEGFVTPSGINPAISITLGVVVATGYLTLLFGTRRHKIRPPASEKVPAVATATAGPGF from the coding sequence TTGGACATCGATTCCTTCATCCAGCATTATCGGCCCGAGTGGGACCGGCTTGAGCAGGCGTGCGCCAAGGGACGGGCCGGGCTCTCCCGGCTGAGCGGCCCGGAGATCGACGATGTCGTGCGCCTCTACCTCCGGGCATCGGCCCAGCTCGCCGAGGTCCGCACCCGCCACCGGGACCCGCGCCTCGAGGCCTACCTCAACCGGCTGGTGACCACGGCGCACAACGCGCTCTACGGGAGCAGGGTGACCAGCGTGCGGGACGCCCTCCGGCTCTTGGGCGTCCGCTACCAGGAGGCTGCCCGGCGCACGCTGCCCTACATCGTGGTGTGCGCGGTGATCACCGTTGTGCTCGCGGCGGCCACCCAGCTCTGGGTGGCGGGGTCCCGCTCGGTGCGGGCGGGCATCCTGCCCGGGGTCTCCCGCCAGGCCCTCCAGCACGGCCACCACGCCGTGAATCTCGGCGCCCCGGCCCCCGACATCTCGGGCTTCATCTTCGTGCACAACGTCCAGGTCGCGGTGCTCTCGTTCATCGTGGGCATCGCCCTGTGCGGCGTCACGCTCTACCTCGTGGCCCTGCAGGCGGTGAACCTGGGCACGCTGAGCGGGACCTTCCAGGCGCTGGGCTACTCGGGGCGGTTCTGGTCCCTGATCCTGCCCCACGGGCTCCTCGAGCTCTCCGCCATCTGCATCGCTGCGGGGGCCGGCCTGCGCATGGGGTGGGCGATCATCGCCCCCGGGGACCGTACCCGGGCCGATGCCCTCACCGCCGAGGCGCTCGACGCCGTCCTCGTGGTGCTGGGCGTCGTGCCCGCCTTCGCCCTGGCGGCGCTCATCGAAGGTTTCGTCACCCCCTCGGGCATCAACCCGGCGATCTCGATCACGCTCGGCGTGGTGGTGGCGACCGGCTACCTCACCCTGCTGTTCGGGACCCGGCGCCACAAGATCCGGCCCCCGGCCAGCGAGAAGGTGCCCGCGGTGGCTACGGCTACAGCCGGCCCCGGCTTTTGA
- a CDS encoding DUF58 domain-containing protein has translation MSTPAPERPRRPRRFRRGMYASRWVPVVVLAASALVVVLPGPRWADLVVVNGLVLVALGVDVWLAPATGALQASRTVPPVVSLDRPGTAQIRLHNPATRPVRIATREGAGASAGVRPARQTLEVEPGSWAEIDEEIAPTRRGVIPIGPLTVRTAGPLGLGGRQQTLALVDEVKCYPALPGRRQVELRLDRARMLQSGERSSAMRGGGGEFDALREYHPDDEFRRINWRATARAPKPISNTYREERNQQVLLLVDTSRMMAGTVGGAPRFEHALDAGIALAELAGRVGDHVGMTAFAGDVRVTVGPRSGRSQARRILDVLFNIHPTLDAPNYSRAFGLLLARYRRRALLVLLTELADPAAMEGLVAALPMLLARHLVVVAAVSDPAVEADATSVPTGSEEAYAKAAAAGALAARAASATRLGMLGVTVVDEPPGELAGALADQYLTIKSRGRL, from the coding sequence GTGAGCACTCCCGCACCAGAGCGGCCCCGGCGGCCCCGGCGGTTCCGGCGGGGGATGTACGCCAGCCGCTGGGTGCCGGTCGTGGTGCTCGCCGCCTCCGCCCTCGTGGTGGTGCTGCCCGGGCCGCGCTGGGCGGACCTGGTGGTGGTCAATGGCCTCGTGCTGGTGGCGCTGGGCGTGGACGTGTGGCTCGCCCCCGCCACCGGCGCCCTGCAGGCTTCCCGCACAGTGCCCCCGGTGGTCTCCCTCGACCGGCCCGGCACGGCCCAGATCCGCCTCCACAATCCCGCCACCCGGCCAGTGCGCATCGCCACCCGGGAAGGGGCGGGAGCCTCGGCCGGGGTGCGCCCGGCACGCCAGACGCTGGAGGTGGAACCCGGCTCGTGGGCGGAGATCGACGAGGAGATCGCCCCGACCCGCCGGGGGGTGATCCCCATCGGCCCCTTGACCGTCCGCACCGCGGGACCACTCGGCCTGGGGGGTCGGCAGCAGACGCTGGCTCTGGTGGACGAGGTCAAGTGCTATCCGGCGCTGCCCGGCCGCAGGCAGGTGGAGCTGCGCCTGGACCGTGCCCGGATGCTGCAGTCTGGGGAGCGGTCGTCGGCGATGCGCGGGGGCGGCGGGGAGTTCGACGCCCTGCGCGAATACCACCCCGACGACGAGTTCCGCCGCATCAACTGGCGGGCCACCGCCCGGGCGCCGAAGCCGATCTCCAACACCTACCGGGAGGAGCGCAACCAGCAGGTGCTGCTGTTGGTGGACACCAGCCGGATGATGGCCGGCACCGTCGGCGGGGCCCCCCGCTTCGAGCACGCCCTGGACGCCGGCATCGCCCTGGCCGAGCTGGCGGGCCGGGTGGGCGACCACGTGGGCATGACCGCCTTCGCCGGCGACGTGCGGGTGACCGTCGGGCCCCGGAGCGGGCGCAGCCAGGCCCGCCGCATCCTCGACGTGCTGTTCAACATCCACCCGACGCTCGACGCCCCGAACTATTCCCGGGCGTTCGGCCTCCTGCTGGCCCGCTACCGGCGGCGGGCGCTGCTGGTGCTGCTGACCGAGCTCGCCGACCCGGCCGCCATGGAAGGGCTCGTTGCCGCGCTCCCGATGCTGCTGGCCCGCCACCTGGTGGTGGTGGCGGCGGTATCCGACCCGGCGGTCGAGGCCGACGCCACCTCTGTCCCCACCGGCAGCGAGGAGGCCTACGCCAAGGCAGCCGCTGCCGGGGCGCTGGCAGCCCGGGCGGCGAGCGCCACCCGCCTGGGGATGTTGGGGGTCACGGTGGTGGACGAGCCGCCCGGTGAGCTGGCCGGGGCGCTGGCCGACCAGTACCTGACCATCAAAAGCCGGGGCCGGCTGTAG
- a CDS encoding MoxR family ATPase: MTVADAREALNAVRAEVAKAVKGQDSVTVGVLAALLARGHVVLEGVPGVAKTLLVKALGRSLDLDVRRIQFTPDLMPSDVTGNTVYEAQTATFRFRAGPIFANLVLADEINRTPPKTQAALLEAMEERQVSIEGESHALPSPFLVVATQNPVEFEGTYPLPEAQLDRFLLKLRVGYPAPEAEKQVLRMHDQGRDPHDLAALGVRPVAGAAELAAAARAAIGVTVSDEIVEYIWALADQTRRSPSLALGVSPRGAAMLLSVTKSWAYLAGRVFVTPDDVKALLKPAWRHRIMVRPEVEIEGTTPDAVLDGVAQRVPVPK; the protein is encoded by the coding sequence GTGACAGTGGCGGATGCCCGGGAGGCGCTCAACGCAGTGCGGGCCGAGGTGGCCAAGGCGGTGAAAGGCCAGGACTCGGTGACGGTCGGGGTGCTGGCCGCCCTGCTCGCCCGCGGGCACGTGGTGCTCGAGGGCGTGCCGGGCGTGGCGAAGACCTTGCTGGTCAAGGCCCTCGGCCGATCCCTGGACCTGGACGTGCGCCGCATCCAGTTCACGCCCGACCTCATGCCCTCCGATGTCACCGGCAACACGGTGTACGAGGCACAGACCGCCACCTTCCGCTTCCGGGCCGGGCCGATCTTCGCCAACCTCGTCTTGGCCGACGAGATCAACCGCACCCCGCCCAAGACCCAGGCCGCCCTGCTGGAGGCGATGGAGGAGCGCCAGGTGTCGATCGAGGGCGAGTCGCACGCCCTGCCCAGCCCGTTCCTGGTGGTGGCCACGCAGAACCCGGTCGAGTTCGAGGGCACCTACCCGCTGCCCGAGGCCCAGCTGGACCGCTTCCTGCTCAAGCTGCGGGTGGGCTACCCCGCCCCCGAGGCCGAGAAGCAGGTGCTGCGCATGCACGACCAGGGCCGGGACCCCCACGACCTGGCCGCCCTGGGCGTGCGGCCGGTGGCCGGCGCCGCCGAGCTCGCCGCCGCCGCCCGGGCGGCCATCGGCGTGACGGTGTCCGACGAGATCGTCGAGTACATCTGGGCCCTGGCCGACCAGACCCGCCGGAGCCCGTCGCTGGCCCTCGGGGTCAGCCCCCGGGGCGCCGCCATGCTGCTCTCGGTGACCAAGTCCTGGGCCTACCTGGCGGGCCGGGTGTTCGTCACCCCGGACGACGTCAAGGCCCTCCTCAAGCCTGCCTGGCGCCACCGGATCATGGTGCGGCCCGAGGTGGAGATCGAGGGTACGACGCCGGACGCGGTGCTCGACGGCGTCGCCCAGCGGGTGCCGGTCCCGAAGTGA
- a CDS encoding DUF4350 domain-containing protein has translation MSLTRNGARRWGWWVAVAAVVVGAVVLAGPGPSADSGPQGTLALRRLLAGMGLTVRTANRPPAGGGIFVLLADLRTGAQAHNLLGWVQDGGTLVVADPGSTTLGQAGLGPTARVGHYSFGPPKVAPGCITPETAGIRSIAVDPADFALEAAPGAVACFPISGGAFELAQPLGQGRLIALGGFSPFTNALLDNASNAAFAVELFGSAPGPVVFGPPFPPGAPPPPSLWHLLPLWAKALVFQVVLALVAFAAVSSRRFGAPAVERLPSPVPASELVEAVGRLYRSSRAVGFAGDTLRSFTVRRIQRRFGAGRGAPDVEALAAQVSGAAGMDLDTVRRLLGGPPPSDDAELIALGRDLEELGRRVEESVL, from the coding sequence ATGAGCCTGACCAGGAACGGGGCGCGGCGCTGGGGGTGGTGGGTGGCGGTCGCCGCCGTCGTGGTGGGGGCCGTGGTGCTGGCCGGGCCCGGCCCCTCGGCGGACTCGGGACCCCAGGGCACGCTGGCCCTGCGCCGGCTCCTGGCGGGCATGGGCCTGACCGTGCGCACCGCCAATCGCCCGCCCGCGGGGGGCGGGATCTTCGTGCTGCTCGCCGACCTCCGCACCGGCGCCCAGGCCCACAATCTTCTCGGCTGGGTGCAGGACGGCGGGACCCTGGTGGTCGCCGACCCGGGGTCCACGACCCTCGGCCAGGCCGGCCTCGGGCCCACCGCCCGGGTGGGCCACTACTCGTTCGGGCCACCCAAGGTGGCCCCCGGCTGCATCACGCCGGAGACCGCCGGGATCCGGTCGATCGCCGTCGACCCAGCCGATTTCGCCCTGGAAGCAGCACCCGGGGCCGTGGCCTGCTTCCCGATCAGCGGGGGCGCCTTCGAGCTGGCCCAGCCCCTCGGCCAGGGCCGCCTGATCGCCCTGGGCGGGTTCTCGCCCTTCACCAACGCCCTGCTCGACAACGCCAGCAACGCCGCCTTCGCCGTCGAGCTCTTCGGATCGGCTCCCGGGCCGGTCGTGTTCGGGCCGCCCTTCCCGCCGGGCGCCCCGCCGCCGCCCAGCCTCTGGCACCTGCTCCCGCTGTGGGCCAAGGCGCTGGTGTTCCAGGTGGTGCTGGCGCTCGTCGCCTTCGCCGCGGTGTCCTCCCGACGCTTCGGGGCGCCGGCGGTGGAGCGGCTGCCCTCGCCGGTGCCCGCCAGTGAGCTGGTGGAGGCGGTGGGGCGCCTGTACCGCTCCTCCCGGGCGGTCGGCTTCGCGGGCGACACCCTCAGGTCCTTCACGGTGCGCCGTATCCAGCGCCGGTTCGGGGCCGGGCGGGGGGCGCCCGACGTCGAGGCGCTCGCCGCCCAGGTGAGCGGGGCCGCCGGGATGGATCTCGACACGGTGCGCCGGTTACTCGGCGGCCCGCCGCCGTCCGACGACGCCGAGCTGATTGCCCTGGGGCGGGACCTCGAGGAGCTGGGGCGCCGGGTCGAGGAGTCGGTGCTGTGA
- a CDS encoding DUF4129 domain-containing protein, with translation MTSPSSPSSSAVKPASRRIAAGIAGLLCALGALLGAPAAAAPPVISLATWTLRLDSARQQADAAAAHPSRGAMDAVRDTLGLPLQVATGGHRVGVAGDPELKNLSGRTAQDFRDASDQLAAMEDAARQAATAQQPNPKVLSRELALAYRGIATRPSFWARVRHDVWVVLLTIFERIGSLVSAIPLPSWLLALIAVLVAGLVVVILIRRARMVVPERAVPLPGTRRSKQPDWDRMADEALARGDLEAAVRARYRALLAALAARGVVPAAQSLTAGECRRAVSSGMPDLFPAVARATQVFESAIYGHTPVERSEVEALREATQQVRAA, from the coding sequence TTGACCTCACCATCCTCGCCCAGCAGCTCGGCGGTTAAGCCGGCCAGCCGGCGGATCGCCGCCGGCATCGCCGGGCTCCTGTGTGCCCTCGGGGCGCTGCTCGGCGCACCGGCGGCTGCCGCCCCGCCCGTGATCTCGCTGGCCACGTGGACGCTACGGCTGGATTCCGCCCGCCAGCAGGCAGATGCCGCCGCCGCCCACCCCTCCCGGGGAGCGATGGACGCGGTGCGGGACACGCTGGGGCTGCCGCTGCAGGTGGCCACCGGAGGCCACAGGGTGGGCGTCGCCGGGGACCCCGAGCTGAAGAACCTCTCGGGGCGCACCGCCCAGGACTTCCGGGATGCCTCGGACCAGCTGGCGGCCATGGAGGACGCCGCCCGCCAGGCGGCCACCGCCCAGCAGCCCAACCCGAAAGTACTCAGCCGGGAGTTGGCGCTCGCCTACCGGGGCATCGCCACCCGCCCCAGCTTCTGGGCCCGGGTCCGCCACGACGTCTGGGTGGTACTGCTCACCATCTTCGAGCGCATCGGGTCGCTGGTGTCGGCTATCCCGCTGCCCTCCTGGCTGCTCGCGCTGATCGCCGTGCTGGTCGCCGGGCTGGTCGTGGTGATCCTGATCCGGCGGGCACGCATGGTGGTCCCGGAACGGGCGGTACCGCTCCCGGGCACCCGGCGCAGCAAGCAGCCGGACTGGGACCGCATGGCCGACGAGGCGCTCGCCCGGGGGGACCTGGAGGCGGCCGTCCGGGCGCGCTACCGGGCGTTGCTGGCGGCGCTGGCCGCCCGGGGCGTCGTCCCGGCTGCCCAGAGCCTGACCGCCGGGGAGTGCCGGCGGGCGGTGTCCAGCGGCATGCCCGACCTGTTCCCGGCGGTGGCCCGCGCCACCCAGGTCTTCGAGTCGGCGATCTACGGGCACACCCCCGTCGAACGGTCGGAGGTCGAGGCCCTCCGGGAGGCCACCCAGCAGGTGCGCGCGGCATGA